The following are encoded in a window of Sphaerisporangium siamense genomic DNA:
- a CDS encoding bifunctional metallophosphatase/5'-nucleotidase, with the protein MSAPTLTRISLAALVAATGVAMAAAPATAHPKPPKTVLVRLVSINDFHGNLEPPTGSGGAIVNESGVSVPAGGAAYLATHLKSLAGQNENGTVVVGAGDLIGATPLISAAYHDEPTVELLGNLGLEVSSVGNHEFDEGIDELRRVQDGGCHPVDGCSPAGRWRGASYEYLAANVLKEKNDRYALPPVAVKKVGGVKVGFIGLVTRTTPTIVTASGIAGLKFAEEVESGNRAASLLRRAGVKAIVALVHEGDQITPNQSPDACPVTPGAGSRIAQGLSADVDLVIMGHSHQAYICKTKDPAGQDRYYTQGSSFGRVLTTVDFQVDKKTGEVVRSSVTPDNHVVTRDVTPDATTAAFVQTWKDRVATVANKPIGKITADLGRAGGQTGETPLGDVIADAQLEATKTGGGAEIALMNPGGVRADLTYAQSGSEGDGVVTYGEAFTVQPFNNLMQVVTLTGARLDALLEQQWQNGGAITRILQPSASLTYTMNLSQPIGSRVSDIKINGTPVTDTQEIRVAANNFLVGGGDGFSVFKEGTNLWSGPLDIDALVAYLGAHSPVAPPATARITLAG; encoded by the coding sequence ATGAGTGCACCTACCCTCACGCGCATCAGCCTGGCCGCCCTCGTGGCCGCGACCGGTGTCGCCATGGCGGCCGCGCCCGCGACGGCTCACCCGAAGCCCCCCAAGACGGTTCTCGTCCGGCTGGTCTCCATCAACGACTTCCACGGCAACCTGGAGCCCCCGACCGGGTCCGGCGGCGCGATCGTGAACGAGAGCGGCGTCTCGGTCCCCGCGGGCGGCGCGGCGTACCTGGCGACGCACCTGAAGTCGCTGGCCGGCCAGAACGAGAACGGCACCGTGGTCGTGGGCGCGGGCGACCTGATCGGCGCCACGCCGCTGATCTCGGCCGCCTACCACGACGAGCCGACCGTGGAGTTACTCGGCAACTTAGGTCTCGAGGTCTCCTCGGTGGGCAACCACGAGTTCGACGAGGGCATCGACGAGCTCAGGCGCGTCCAGGACGGCGGCTGCCACCCGGTCGACGGCTGCTCACCGGCGGGCAGGTGGAGAGGGGCGTCGTACGAATACCTGGCGGCGAACGTCCTGAAGGAGAAGAACGACCGGTACGCGCTTCCGCCCGTGGCCGTCAAGAAGGTCGGCGGCGTCAAGGTCGGCTTCATCGGCCTGGTCACGCGGACCACGCCGACGATCGTCACCGCCTCGGGCATCGCGGGCCTGAAGTTCGCCGAGGAGGTCGAGTCGGGCAACCGCGCGGCGAGCCTGCTGCGCCGGGCGGGCGTGAAGGCCATCGTGGCGCTGGTCCACGAGGGGGACCAGATCACCCCGAACCAGAGCCCGGACGCCTGCCCGGTCACCCCCGGCGCGGGTTCCCGCATCGCTCAGGGCCTCAGCGCGGACGTCGACCTGGTGATCATGGGGCACTCGCACCAGGCGTACATCTGCAAGACCAAGGACCCCGCCGGCCAGGACCGCTACTACACCCAGGGCTCGTCGTTCGGCCGCGTGCTGACCACGGTCGACTTCCAGGTGGACAAGAAGACGGGCGAGGTCGTCCGCTCCTCGGTCACGCCGGACAACCACGTGGTCACCCGTGACGTGACCCCGGACGCCACCACCGCGGCGTTCGTGCAGACCTGGAAGGACCGGGTCGCGACCGTGGCGAACAAGCCGATCGGCAAGATCACCGCCGACCTCGGCCGGGCCGGCGGCCAGACGGGCGAGACGCCGCTCGGCGACGTGATCGCCGACGCCCAGCTGGAGGCCACCAAGACGGGCGGCGGCGCGGAGATCGCGCTGATGAACCCGGGCGGCGTGCGCGCCGACCTCACCTACGCGCAGAGCGGGTCGGAGGGCGACGGCGTCGTCACCTACGGCGAGGCGTTCACCGTGCAGCCGTTCAACAACCTCATGCAGGTCGTCACGCTGACCGGCGCCCGGCTCGACGCGCTGCTGGAGCAGCAGTGGCAGAACGGCGGCGCGATCACGCGGATTCTGCAGCCGTCCGCGTCGCTGACCTACACGATGAACCTGTCGCAGCCGATCGGCTCGCGGGTGTCGGACATCAAGATCAACGGCACGCCGGTGACGGACACTCAGGAGATCCGCGTCGCGGCCAACAACTTCCTCGTCGGCGGCGGCGACGGCTTCTCGGTCTTCAAGGAGGGCACGAACCTCTGGAGCGGCCCGCTGGACATCGACGCGCTGGTCGCCTACCTCGGCGCCCACTCGCCGGTGGCCCCGCCGGCCACCGCGCGCATCACGCTCGCGGGCTGA
- a CDS encoding inorganic phosphate transporter, whose product MEFALVVGVIVIALVFDYTNGFHDAANAIATSVSTRALTPRAALFMAAAMNFVGAHISTEVARTVGTGIIEPPSGSHGLVVVGAGLIGAIVWNFVTWYFGLPSSSSHGLIGGLVGSALAASSVVQWNGVVQKVLIPMVLSPLIGFGLGAAIMIAILWIFRRANPHKAGRGFRYAQTVSAAAMALGHGLQDAQKTMGVIFLALYTGGYVAEHDPIPQWVILAAAAAISLGTYSGGWRIMRTLGRRIIHLSPAQGFAAESAASLVLYTMAIAAKAPISTTHTITSAIMGVGATKRLSAVRWGVAGNIITAWVLTIPAAALVAALSYYLLHWVVE is encoded by the coding sequence GTGGAGTTCGCACTCGTCGTCGGCGTGATCGTGATCGCCCTGGTGTTCGACTACACCAACGGTTTCCACGACGCCGCGAACGCGATCGCGACCTCGGTCTCGACCCGCGCACTCACCCCCCGCGCCGCGCTGTTCATGGCGGCGGCGATGAACTTCGTCGGCGCCCACATCAGCACCGAGGTGGCGCGGACCGTCGGAACCGGCATCATCGAGCCGCCGTCCGGCTCCCACGGCCTGGTGGTCGTCGGGGCGGGCCTGATCGGCGCGATCGTGTGGAACTTCGTCACCTGGTACTTCGGGCTTCCGTCGTCGAGCAGCCACGGGCTGATCGGCGGGCTCGTCGGGTCCGCCCTGGCGGCGTCCAGCGTCGTCCAGTGGAACGGCGTGGTGCAGAAGGTCCTCATCCCGATGGTCCTCTCGCCGCTCATCGGCTTCGGCCTGGGCGCCGCCATCATGATCGCGATCCTGTGGATCTTCCGCCGGGCCAACCCCCACAAGGCCGGCAGAGGCTTCCGGTACGCCCAGACGGTCTCGGCCGCCGCGATGGCGCTCGGCCACGGCCTGCAGGACGCCCAGAAGACGATGGGCGTGATCTTCCTCGCCCTCTACACCGGGGGGTACGTCGCCGAGCACGACCCGATCCCGCAGTGGGTGATCCTGGCGGCGGCCGCGGCGATCTCACTCGGCACCTACTCCGGCGGCTGGCGCATCATGCGGACGCTGGGCCGTCGCATCATCCACCTGTCCCCCGCCCAGGGCTTCGCCGCCGAGAGCGCGGCGTCCCTGGTCCTCTACACGATGGCGATCGCCGCCAAGGCGCCGATCTCCACCACGCACACCATCACCAGCGCGATCATGGGCGTGGGCGCCACCAAGCGCCTGTCGGCGGTGCGCTGGGGCGTGGCGGGCAACATCATCACCGCCTGGGTCCTGACGATCCCGGCGGCGGCGCTGGTCGCGGCGTTGTCCTACTACCTCCTCCACTGGGTCGTCGAGTAG
- a CDS encoding tetratricopeptide repeat protein — MNNSNPGGPGTFWSLLGPIERDSLHAIGWIREFAPRQTLGDRDTLPDRVTVLLDGYAKELYGSADGDESLIEIFGPGHLEGELALWDWPCRGRIEALTSVRTLQVPKDRFVNFLAEELSAGAALMKSLGHRRMLAARRRAPGPGVRAPARIALHLIELALRFGRPSGAGVVIGPPLTQTELASFAGVDRVAVARAFHVWRPKGNGAACVHAHHDIVEHQGSTIRVKDMDALRAAAGPWAAEWDPSSVASNGGPGRTAARRQLPAMRIPATGTAPAQLPAAVPCFTGRDAEIRFLNGLAASPHRPRAVIVEGMAGVGKSALAAYWGHLVKDEHFSGGQLHLDLRGAPNRPLTTAEALGQLLRGLGVTGHQMPVDENELLAAYQRRLADRRMLVLVENAGEDPELIRPLLPPSNRCLLLVTTQAALAGHPGLTPADGVEPLALDVMPEHEALQLMAAVLGAGDARLREHPADATRLVRQCALLPLALRITAARLVQHPDERIADTVRDLDGQDRLSKLAQDDEPRAAVRPAFEVSYRVLTAELRRTFRYLGLTTGPDIGIDACAALLDETVPDTRRRLRALSRLNLLTARSGEEEGERFAVHDLLRVFAKERVLLEDSEAERTGAVRRLLTHYLATAMRAGDALGRPRRVLHDRAVRPHAASEAERDRHLTWFECERRNLVAAAHQAARHGLHPFAFNLADAVYDFMTSRGYVRDVIGVHKAGLASAQAMDEWPATAQMLHHLAIAHRSIGQNVKALSYGEDARWGFQRLGDSLGEAEALDNLADVRGVLGRYRLAIEHSEASLRLHRVAANKAGEAEALDTISQNLRRLGEYAAAEEHALQALRIRRAIKDGAGEAETLLNLARLHYYRGAPRTAVVHGLEALSLRIDLSLRAHRGDEPKSADPYRELARIHRQLGLRGLARRDAEQALRLSRASGDRHGEGETLTVLGKLLRDEGAHAEALSRLWQAVRLGHEIGHKRGEAEARAAIGVVYFKLGRYAESREHLNLALEIRREIADRAGEAHDLENLSRTLRRLARYEDSLQHGLQALKLWRELGVPAGEARTLGGLARTYIRVGLTEDALRAAETSLAIRERRGDAMGLGLDTMARVLLRLGRPGRALDMAVRAVGEIREIGDRQYEGSAVNNLGRILLALRRPDEAEDHARRALEIVKDAGDLREQASCRHTLGLVAQHRGDHAGALRDLEESLRLLRETGNHSGQVEALRALRLSHEAIGNVREVQECEQRVHNIERWLGGS; from the coding sequence GTGAACAACTCCAACCCCGGAGGACCGGGGACCTTCTGGTCCCTGCTCGGCCCGATCGAGCGTGACTCCCTGCACGCCATCGGCTGGATCAGGGAGTTCGCCCCCCGCCAGACCCTGGGCGACCGCGACACGCTCCCCGACCGCGTCACCGTCCTGCTCGACGGCTACGCCAAGGAACTGTACGGCTCCGCCGACGGCGACGAGTCGCTGATCGAGATCTTCGGCCCCGGCCACCTGGAAGGCGAGCTGGCCCTGTGGGACTGGCCCTGCCGGGGACGCATCGAGGCCCTCACCTCCGTGCGCACCCTCCAGGTCCCCAAGGACAGGTTCGTGAACTTCCTGGCCGAGGAGCTGTCGGCGGGCGCGGCCCTCATGAAGAGCCTCGGGCACCGCCGCATGCTCGCCGCCCGCCGCCGCGCCCCCGGCCCCGGCGTGCGCGCCCCGGCCAGGATCGCCCTCCACCTGATCGAGCTGGCCCTGCGCTTCGGCCGTCCCTCCGGCGCCGGGGTCGTCATCGGCCCGCCGCTCACCCAGACCGAGCTGGCCAGCTTCGCCGGCGTCGACCGGGTCGCCGTGGCGCGCGCCTTCCACGTGTGGCGTCCCAAGGGGAACGGCGCCGCCTGCGTCCACGCCCACCACGACATCGTGGAGCACCAGGGCTCGACGATCCGCGTCAAGGACATGGACGCCCTGCGCGCCGCCGCCGGACCGTGGGCGGCCGAATGGGACCCCTCCTCCGTCGCCTCAAACGGCGGCCCCGGCAGGACGGCGGCGCGGCGGCAGCTCCCGGCCATGCGGATCCCCGCCACCGGGACCGCGCCCGCGCAGCTTCCCGCCGCCGTGCCCTGCTTCACCGGAAGGGACGCCGAGATCCGGTTCCTGAACGGCCTGGCCGCCTCCCCCCACCGCCCGCGCGCGGTGATCGTCGAGGGCATGGCCGGGGTGGGCAAGTCGGCGCTCGCCGCCTACTGGGGCCACCTGGTCAAGGACGAGCACTTCAGCGGCGGCCAGCTCCACCTGGACCTGCGCGGCGCCCCCAACCGGCCGCTCACCACCGCCGAGGCGCTCGGCCAGCTCCTGCGCGGCCTCGGCGTCACCGGGCACCAGATGCCCGTGGACGAGAACGAGCTCCTGGCCGCCTACCAGCGCAGGCTCGCCGACCGCCGCATGCTCGTCCTCGTCGAGAACGCCGGCGAGGACCCCGAGCTGATCAGGCCGCTGCTGCCCCCGTCCAACCGCTGCCTGCTGCTGGTCACCACGCAGGCGGCGCTGGCCGGCCACCCCGGCCTCACCCCCGCCGACGGCGTCGAACCCCTGGCCCTGGACGTCATGCCCGAGCACGAGGCGCTCCAGCTCATGGCCGCCGTCCTCGGCGCCGGGGACGCGCGGCTGCGGGAGCACCCCGCCGACGCCACGCGGCTCGTGCGGCAGTGCGCGCTGCTGCCGCTCGCCCTGCGCATCACCGCCGCCAGGCTCGTCCAGCACCCCGACGAACGCATCGCCGACACCGTGCGCGACCTCGACGGCCAGGACCGCCTGTCCAAGCTGGCCCAGGACGACGAGCCCCGCGCCGCCGTGCGCCCCGCCTTCGAGGTGTCCTACCGGGTCCTGACCGCCGAGCTGCGCCGCACCTTCCGCTACCTCGGCCTCACCACCGGCCCCGACATCGGGATCGACGCCTGCGCGGCGCTGCTGGACGAGACCGTGCCCGACACGCGGCGCCGCCTGCGCGCGCTGAGCAGGCTGAACCTGCTCACCGCCCGGTCCGGCGAGGAGGAAGGCGAGCGGTTCGCCGTCCACGACCTGCTGCGGGTCTTCGCCAAGGAACGGGTGCTGCTGGAGGACAGCGAGGCCGAACGCACGGGAGCCGTCCGGCGCCTGCTCACCCACTACCTCGCCACCGCGATGCGCGCCGGCGACGCCCTCGGCCGTCCCCGGCGCGTCCTGCACGACCGCGCCGTACGGCCGCACGCCGCCTCCGAGGCCGAGCGCGACCGGCACCTGACCTGGTTCGAATGCGAGCGCCGCAACCTGGTCGCCGCCGCGCACCAGGCCGCCAGGCACGGGCTGCACCCCTTCGCCTTCAACCTGGCCGACGCCGTCTACGACTTCATGACCTCCCGCGGCTACGTCAGGGACGTGATCGGCGTCCACAAGGCCGGGCTGGCGTCGGCGCAGGCGATGGACGAATGGCCCGCCACCGCGCAGATGCTGCACCACCTGGCCATCGCCCACCGCAGCATCGGGCAGAACGTCAAGGCCCTCAGCTACGGCGAGGACGCGCGGTGGGGCTTCCAGCGGCTCGGCGACAGCCTCGGCGAGGCCGAGGCGCTGGACAACCTGGCCGACGTCCGCGGCGTGCTCGGCCGGTACCGGCTCGCCATCGAGCACTCCGAGGCGTCCCTGCGGCTGCACCGGGTCGCCGCCAACAAGGCCGGCGAGGCCGAGGCGCTGGACACGATCTCCCAGAACCTGCGCCGTCTCGGCGAGTACGCCGCCGCCGAGGAGCACGCGCTGCAGGCGCTGCGCATCCGCCGGGCCATCAAGGACGGGGCCGGGGAGGCCGAGACCCTGCTCAACCTCGCCCGCCTGCACTACTACCGGGGCGCGCCGCGCACGGCCGTCGTCCACGGCCTCGAAGCCCTGTCCCTGCGCATCGACCTGTCCCTGCGCGCGCACCGCGGCGACGAACCGAAGTCGGCCGACCCTTACCGCGAGCTGGCCCGCATCCACCGCCAGCTCGGCCTGCGGGGGCTCGCCCGGCGCGACGCCGAGCAGGCCCTGCGCCTGTCGCGGGCCAGCGGCGACCGGCACGGCGAGGGCGAGACGCTGACCGTGCTCGGCAAGCTGCTGCGCGACGAGGGCGCCCACGCCGAGGCGCTGTCCCGCCTGTGGCAGGCCGTCCGCCTCGGGCACGAGATCGGCCACAAGCGCGGCGAGGCCGAGGCGCGGGCGGCCATCGGCGTCGTCTACTTCAAGCTCGGACGGTACGCCGAGTCACGCGAACACCTGAACCTGGCCCTGGAAATACGCAGGGAGATCGCCGACCGGGCCGGAGAGGCCCACGACCTGGAGAACCTCTCCCGTACGCTGCGCCGGCTGGCACGCTACGAGGACTCCCTGCAGCACGGGCTGCAGGCGCTGAAGCTGTGGCGCGAGCTCGGCGTCCCCGCGGGCGAGGCCCGCACGCTCGGCGGCCTCGCCCGCACCTACATCCGCGTCGGCCTCACCGAGGACGCGCTGCGGGCCGCCGAGACGTCCCTGGCCATCCGGGAACGTCGCGGGGACGCGATGGGGCTCGGCCTCGACACCATGGCCCGCGTCCTGCTGCGGCTCGGGCGGCCGGGGCGGGCGCTGGACATGGCCGTCCGGGCGGTGGGAGAGATCCGCGAGATCGGCGACCGGCAGTACGAAGGGTCGGCCGTGAACAACCTGGGCAGAATCCTGCTCGCCCTCCGCAGGCCCGACGAGGCGGAAGACCACGCGCGCCGGGCCCTGGAGATCGTCAAGGACGCCGGCGACCTGCGCGAGCAGGCCTCGTGCCGGCACACGCTCGGCCTGGTCGCCCAGCACCGCGGCGACCACGCGGGCGCGCTGCGCGACCTGGAGGAGAGCCTGCGGCTGCTCCGCGAGACGGGTAACCACTCCGGCCAGGTGGAGGCGCTGCGCGCGCTCCGCCTCTCGCACGAGGCCATCGGCAACGTGCGGGAGGTTCAGGAGTGCGAGCAGCGCGTCCACAACATCGAGCGGTGGCTGGGCGGCTCGTGA
- a CDS encoding response regulator transcription factor → MSNLLLLTNALEPSAEVLPALGLLLHSVRVAPAEASALIDAPPADAVLVDARRELVHAKSLCRLLRTTGVHCPLMVIVTEGGLAAMTAEWGADDVLLDTAGPAEVEARLRLAIGRLSIAAAEEVPDEIRSGDLSIDEATYTARLRNRALDLTFKEFELLKYLAQHPGRVFTRAQLLQEVWGYDYFGGTRTVDVHVRRLRAKLGAEYESLIGTVRNVGYRFVPDRGGEQNDDREPEPVTR, encoded by the coding sequence GTGAGTAACCTGCTCCTGCTCACCAACGCTCTGGAACCATCGGCGGAGGTCCTGCCCGCCCTCGGGCTCCTGCTGCACTCCGTGCGCGTCGCGCCCGCCGAGGCGTCCGCGCTCATCGACGCCCCGCCCGCCGACGCCGTGCTGGTGGACGCGCGCCGGGAGCTCGTCCACGCCAAGAGCCTGTGCCGCCTCCTGCGCACCACCGGCGTGCACTGCCCGCTGATGGTCATCGTGACCGAGGGCGGGCTGGCCGCGATGACCGCCGAGTGGGGGGCCGACGACGTCCTCCTCGACACGGCGGGCCCCGCGGAGGTCGAGGCCCGGCTCAGGCTGGCCATCGGCAGGCTCTCGATCGCCGCCGCCGAGGAGGTGCCCGACGAGATCCGCAGCGGCGACCTGTCGATCGACGAGGCCACCTACACCGCGCGGCTGCGCAACCGCGCCCTTGACCTGACCTTCAAGGAGTTCGAGCTGCTCAAGTACCTCGCGCAGCACCCCGGCCGCGTCTTCACGCGCGCCCAGCTCCTCCAGGAGGTCTGGGGCTACGACTACTTCGGCGGCACCCGCACGGTCGACGTCCACGTCCGGCGGCTGCGCGCCAAGCTCGGCGCCGAGTACGAGTCGCTGATCGGCACCGTGCGCAACGTGGGGTACCGCTTCGTGCCCGACCGCGGCGGCGAGCAGAACGACGACCGCGAGCCCGAGCCCGTCACCCGCTGA
- the dcd gene encoding dCTP deaminase, which yields MLLSDGDIRAEIKAGRVRIDPFDATMIQPSSVDVRLDRYFRVFENHRYPHIDPSIEQAELTRLVVPEGEDAFILHPGEFVLASTYEVIGLPDDIAGRLEGKSSLGRLGLLTHSTAGFIDPGFEGHVTLELSNVATLPIKLWPGMKIGQLCMFRLSSPAEHPYGSARYGSRYQGQRGPTPSRSFLNFHRTSV from the coding sequence GTGCTGCTATCCGATGGTGACATCCGTGCCGAGATCAAGGCGGGCAGGGTCAGGATCGACCCGTTCGACGCGACGATGATCCAGCCGTCCAGCGTCGACGTCCGGCTGGACCGGTACTTCCGGGTCTTCGAGAACCACCGCTACCCGCACATCGATCCGTCGATCGAGCAGGCCGAGCTGACGCGGCTGGTGGTGCCGGAGGGGGAAGACGCGTTCATCCTGCATCCGGGGGAGTTCGTGCTGGCGTCCACCTACGAGGTGATCGGGCTGCCGGACGACATCGCGGGGAGGCTGGAGGGGAAGTCGAGCCTGGGGCGGCTGGGGCTGCTCACGCACTCGACGGCGGGGTTCATCGATCCGGGGTTCGAGGGGCACGTGACCTTGGAGCTGTCGAACGTCGCGACGCTGCCGATCAAGCTGTGGCCGGGGATGAAGATCGGCCAGTTGTGCATGTTCCGGCTGAGCTCGCCGGCCGAGCATCCGTACGGGAGCGCGCGGTACGGGTCGCGGTACCAGGGCCAGCGCGGCCCGACGCCCAGCCGCTCGTTCCTGAATTTCCACCGAACGTCAGTGTGA
- a CDS encoding DUF47 domain-containing protein: MRLRLTPREDSYYDLFADSANNLVTASRLLVEIISDGSDREALAEKMRACEHAGDERTHAIMNRLNESFITPFDREDIYRLASNLDDVMDYMEAAADLIGLYKIEHLPKEVVRQVEVLERAAELTAEAMPRLRSMNNLNEYWIEINRLENQGDQVYRRLLAKLFSGEYDALTVMKMKEVIDQLEMAADAFEHVANTIESIAVKES, translated from the coding sequence GTGCGCCTGCGTCTCACACCGCGTGAGGACAGCTATTACGACCTGTTCGCCGACTCGGCGAACAATCTGGTCACCGCATCCCGGTTGCTGGTAGAGATCATCAGCGACGGTTCGGACAGGGAAGCCCTGGCCGAAAAGATGCGTGCCTGCGAGCACGCGGGTGACGAGCGAACCCACGCGATCATGAATCGCCTCAACGAGAGCTTCATCACGCCGTTCGACCGCGAGGACATCTACCGTCTCGCGTCGAATCTCGACGACGTCATGGACTACATGGAGGCCGCCGCCGACCTGATCGGCCTCTACAAGATCGAGCACCTCCCCAAGGAGGTCGTGCGCCAGGTCGAAGTGCTGGAGCGCGCGGCCGAGCTGACCGCCGAGGCCATGCCGCGGCTGCGCTCGATGAACAACCTGAACGAGTACTGGATCGAGATCAATCGCCTGGAGAACCAGGGCGACCAGGTGTACCGCCGCCTGCTCGCCAAGCTCTTCAGCGGTGAGTACGACGCGCTCACCGTCATGAAGATGAAGGAGGTCATCGACCAACTGGAGATGGCCGCCGACGCCTTCGAGCACGTGGCGAACACGATCGAGTCGATCGCGGTCAAGGAAAGCTAA
- a CDS encoding MoaD/ThiS family protein, translated as MARGTVRYWAAARAAAGVAEEPFEADNLDDLVAEITERHGASDLPVVLGRSSFLVDGRPAGIRDRRAVALPEGATVEVLPPFAGG; from the coding sequence ATGGCGAGGGGTACGGTCCGCTACTGGGCCGCGGCCAGGGCGGCGGCCGGCGTGGCGGAGGAGCCGTTCGAGGCCGACAACCTTGACGATCTGGTGGCGGAGATCACGGAAAGACATGGGGCCTCCGACCTGCCGGTGGTGCTGGGGCGGTCGTCCTTCCTGGTGGACGGCCGGCCGGCGGGCATCCGGGACCGGCGCGCGGTCGCGTTGCCCGAGGGCGCGACGGTGGAGGTCCTGCCGCCCTTCGCCGGGGGGTGA
- a CDS encoding tyrosine-type recombinase/integrase produces MATDAYVRDGSDKYNATASALNASEYTFIPTRDPSHPQTSMIQGAQGVHTSGGGAEYRAPETFASKTDAEIWLTRKEAEIHSQEWTDPDAGKIAFRDYAADWMTEGSLRPKTAQLYEGLLRLHINPKLGDKHLSAITSRHVRQWHTDLLDGGPGASTVAKAYRLLRGILNTAVEDDLIKKNPCRIKNAGVERPEERPVLTVAEVFALAGAVPPRFRALVLLATFGSLRWGELAALRRFNLDLDARTVKIEVSVSEMKTGELITGRPKSDAGARVVNLPEIIVGDLTWHLQRFSEPEPGGLVFVGEHGAPLWRSNFPKIWTKAIIKAGVPRIHIHDLRHTGNTLAAMTGASLKELMARMGHSSTKAAMIYLHAAKDRDRAIADALGEIVKEGLKVKADDSDEPTSAEAKIN; encoded by the coding sequence TTGGCCACCGACGCATACGTCCGCGACGGATCCGACAAGTACAACGCCACAGCGTCGGCCTTGAACGCCTCGGAATACACCTTCATCCCCACACGGGACCCCTCTCACCCCCAGACCTCCATGATCCAGGGAGCTCAGGGTGTCCACACCTCGGGGGGAGGGGCCGAGTACAGAGCGCCGGAGACCTTCGCGAGCAAGACGGATGCGGAGATCTGGCTAACCCGGAAAGAAGCCGAAATCCACTCACAGGAGTGGACCGACCCGGATGCCGGAAAGATCGCGTTTCGCGACTATGCGGCTGACTGGATGACGGAAGGATCGCTCCGGCCCAAGACGGCGCAATTGTACGAGGGCCTGCTACGGCTGCACATCAATCCTAAGCTCGGTGATAAGCATCTGAGCGCGATCACCTCGCGTCACGTTCGGCAATGGCACACCGACCTTCTGGACGGCGGCCCTGGCGCTTCCACGGTGGCCAAGGCGTACCGGCTGTTGCGGGGCATCCTGAACACGGCGGTCGAGGATGACCTGATCAAGAAGAATCCATGCCGGATCAAGAACGCGGGTGTCGAGCGTCCGGAAGAGCGGCCGGTGTTGACCGTGGCCGAGGTGTTCGCTCTGGCCGGCGCCGTGCCTCCGCGGTTTAGGGCACTGGTGCTCCTCGCGACTTTCGGCAGTCTGCGATGGGGTGAGTTGGCCGCGCTGCGGCGGTTCAATCTCGACCTCGACGCGCGGACGGTCAAGATCGAGGTGTCCGTGTCGGAGATGAAGACAGGGGAGTTGATCACCGGACGGCCCAAGTCGGACGCCGGGGCTCGGGTCGTCAACCTGCCGGAGATCATCGTCGGTGATCTGACGTGGCATCTCCAGCGGTTCAGCGAGCCTGAGCCCGGTGGTCTCGTCTTCGTTGGCGAGCACGGCGCACCGCTCTGGCGGAGCAACTTCCCCAAGATCTGGACCAAGGCGATCATCAAGGCCGGAGTTCCGAGGATCCACATTCACGATCTCCGGCACACGGGCAACACGCTCGCCGCGATGACCGGCGCATCGCTCAAAGAACTGATGGCCCGGATGGGGCACTCCAGTACCAAGGCGGCGATGATCTATCTGCACGCCGCAAAGGATCGTGATCGTGCCATCGCCGACGCCCTGGGGGAGATCGTCAAAGAGGGGCTGAAAGTCAAAGCTGATGACAGCGACGAGCCGACGTCCGCAGAAGCCAAGATCAACTGA
- the mshD gene encoding mycothiol synthase: MTTRVEILERLDDRAARDATALADAAAEADGARPLSEHVMLQLRYGVAPGGRALLVHDDGALAGFACLDPAGPEDRGGELVVHPARRGRGLGRLLLEATLAEAGGPLRLWAHGDHPAAARLGAALGFARVRSLWQMRRPLADPLPPVVLPQGVALRTFRQGADEDAWLAVNARAFAHHPEQGAWTGEDLALREREPWFDPAGFFLAVRGDRLAGFHWTKVHDAEPDTGDAAIGEVYVVGIDPAEQGGGLGKALTVAGLEHLRGRGLPQVMLYVDEDNPSAVRLYESLGFTRWAVDVMYRHPA; this comes from the coding sequence ATGACGACGCGCGTGGAAATTCTGGAGCGACTGGACGATCGGGCGGCGCGGGACGCGACCGCCCTCGCCGACGCCGCCGCCGAGGCGGACGGGGCGCGCCCGCTCAGCGAACACGTCATGCTCCAGCTGCGGTACGGCGTCGCCCCGGGCGGCCGGGCGCTGCTCGTCCACGACGACGGCGCGCTCGCGGGCTTCGCCTGCCTCGACCCGGCCGGCCCCGAGGACCGGGGCGGCGAGCTGGTCGTCCACCCGGCCCGCCGCGGGCGCGGCCTGGGCAGGCTGCTGCTGGAGGCCACGCTCGCCGAGGCCGGCGGCCCGCTGCGCCTGTGGGCGCACGGCGACCATCCGGCGGCGGCACGGCTGGGCGCGGCCCTGGGGTTCGCGCGGGTCCGCTCGCTCTGGCAGATGCGCCGCCCCCTCGCCGACCCGCTCCCCCCGGTCGTCCTCCCCCAGGGCGTCGCGCTGCGGACCTTCCGCCAGGGCGCCGACGAGGACGCCTGGCTCGCCGTCAACGCCCGCGCGTTCGCCCACCACCCCGAGCAGGGCGCCTGGACCGGCGAAGACCTCGCGCTGCGCGAACGCGAGCCCTGGTTCGACCCGGCGGGCTTCTTCCTCGCCGTGCGCGGCGACCGCCTGGCCGGCTTCCACTGGACCAAGGTCCACGACGCCGAGCCCGACACCGGTGACGCGGCGATCGGCGAGGTGTACGTCGTCGGGATCGACCCCGCCGAGCAGGGCGGCGGCCTCGGCAAGGCCCTCACCGTGGCGGGCCTGGAACACCTGCGCGGGCGAGGGCTCCCCCAGGTCATGCTGTACGTCGACGAGGACAACCCCTCGGCCGTCCGCCTGTACGAGTCCCTCGGCTTCACCCGCTGGGCCGTGGACGTGATGTACCGCCACCCCGCCTGA